A genomic region of Saccopteryx bilineata isolate mSacBil1 chromosome 1, mSacBil1_pri_phased_curated, whole genome shotgun sequence contains the following coding sequences:
- the BIK gene encoding bcl-2-interacting killer, translating to MSQAGPLSRNLILCTFLQEHGLQALEAPAMTSLLQYDPDPHGDIPHEMAMRLAFIGDEMEVRWMLPRVAQMPWMAVYSLAFTYNQTGLRGVLRSVMGGLTNLRGSRRFWSFLTFRDRVSPGRGRKLSLLLLLVLLLDCGLHFLQ from the exons ATGTCTCAAGCAGGACCCCTCTCCAGGAACCTCATTTTGTGCACCTTCCTTCAGGAGCATGGCCTGCAAGCTCTGGAGGCTCCCGCCATGACCAGTCTCCTCCAGTACGATCCTGATCCCCATGG TGACATCCCTCACGAGATGGCCATGCGGCTAGCCTTCATTGGGGATGAGATGGAAGTGAGATGGATGCTGCCCCGTGTTGCCCAGATGCCCTGGATGGCCGTGTACAG CCTGGCTTTCACCTACAACCAGACGGGCCTGAGGGGTGTTCTTAGAAGTGTTATGGGTGGTCTCACTAACCTCAGGGGCAGCAGAAGGTTCTGGAGTTTCCTGACCTTCAGGGACAGG GTTTCCCCCGGCCGGGGGCGCAAGCTGTCcctactgctgctgctggtgctgctCCTGGACTGTGGTCTGCACTTCCTTCAGTGA